Within the Kribbella aluminosa genome, the region CGACGGCAACGCATTCGGCATCGGGCTGTCGATCGAGTACGGCGTACCCGATCTGCTGGCCCTGGTCGCTGGGACCGGCGTCGGCGGCAGCCTGATCCTGAACGGCGAGCCGGTCCTCGGCGCGCACCACGCCGGCGGGCACTTCGGCCACGTGGTCGCCGCCGAGGCAGCTGGAATGCCCTGTCCCTGTGGGCGGATCGGCCACCTCGAAGCGGTGGCCAGCGGCTACGGGATCCTCGCCTGGTATCACGCGCAGGGCGGCGATCCCACCGTGGCGACGACCCGCGACCTGGCCCGCCGTACCGACGAACTCGCCCTGGCGGCCCTGCGGACCGGCGGTACGGCGTTGGGTGCCGCGGCGGCCGGTCTGGTGAACGCGATCGATCCGCAGCTCGTCGTCGTCGCGGGCAGTGTCGCCCGCGCGGGCGAGGTGTGGGAGTCGGCGCTGCGGACGGCGTACCGGGACGGGCTGATCCCGGCGGTCGCGGCGACCCGGCTCGAGGTGTCCGGCGGCGGTGCGGAGACGGCGCTGCGCGGTGCAGCCCATTACGTGACGAGGAGGATGACGGCATGATCGCGCGTACTGGGGGTACGGCGCTCGCCGCGCTCGAGGGCAAGCTGGTGGTCTCCTGCCAGGCGTACCCGGGCGAGCCGATGCGGTCGCCGGCCATTATGGCGGCGGTCGCCCAGGCTGTCGTGCAAGGTGGTGCGTACGGCGTCCGGGCGCAGGGCATCCAGGACCTGAAGGCGATCCGCCCGCTGGTGGACGTCTGCCTGATCGGCCTGGTGAAACGTGGCTCCGACGGCGTCTTCATCACGCCGACGGTCGCGGACGCGGTCGACTGCGTCACCGCCGGAGCGGACATCGTCGCGCTCGACGGCACCGCACGGGAGCGGCCGGACGGGCAGCCGCTGGCCGCGAGCATCGCCGCCGTTCACGAACGCGGCGCCTTGGTGATGGCCGACTGCGGGAGCCTGGACGACGCGCTGTACAGCGTCGACGCCGGCGCGGACTGTGTCGGCACCACCCTCGCCGGCTACACCGGCGCCCGCCCGGTGAGCCGCGGCCCCGACCTCGAACTCCTCGCCGAACTCGTTGGCGACGTCAACGTTCCGGTACTCGCCGAGGGCCGGATCCGGAATCCCCAGGACGCCCAGGCCTGCCTGACCGCCGGCGCGTACGCCGTCGTCGTCGGCACCGCGATCACCCACCCGGCCCGAATCACCCGCACGTTCGTCGACCAACTCCACGCCTGACCGCGCGCCCGCACACGGTCCCTAGGGTGGGTCGTTCTCGAACTGGAACTGCACGCGGATCGAGTCGTCCAGTGGTACGACGACCGTGGTGTTGGAGGCGGTCCAGACGTGGGGGACGAGGAAGAGGCGGTCTTTGCCGACGACGAGGAGGCGGAGGCCGCGGTAGCGGTAGCGGAAGGTTTGGCCGGCGCTCGGGGTGAGGGCGGTTTCCTCGATGTCGGGTGAGCGGAGAGCGAGCCTTTCCTTGGTGTCGAGGATGACGACCGGGAAGCGGTTCAGGTGGCGGGCGTCGGACTTGGCGAGGCCGCGGCCGGAGTACTGCGCGGTGGTTGCGGTTGCCCAGAACGCGCAGGTCGTGGTGGCGACGGCGAGCAGTGCGACGAGGATGCGTTGCGAGCCGGCGGTGGGGTCGGCTCTGCGGCGCAGGTAGGTGAGGTAGGCAAGCGTCGCGGCGGACAGTCCGATGACGCCGGGGACGATGAGCGCGTAGTACGGGATCCCGCCGATCAGTGGATAGGCGAGCAGGCCGAGTACACCCAGGACCAGCACCAGTACGGCGATCCGCGCGGCCCGGCGTACGGCGACCGTGGCCGGATGGATCGCGTTGTGCAGAAGGAGTCCGGCAACCGCGAGCAGCGTGATCACGAGCAGCGGGACGAGCAACGGCTGGGGGCTGCGCATCACGTAGTCCTGGGTGCTCAACCCGATCGTGTCGACGTCGATCCCGAAGTACTCGTACTGCGACCGCGCCGACACGTACCCGAAGTAGAACAGCAAGGCACTCAGCAACGTCACCGGCGCCACGATCCCGGCAGCAAAACTCACCCACCGCTCGGCCTGTGACCGCTCGTCCGCCATTGTTCAGCTCGTCGGGGTTTCAGTGGGTTGGGCGGTCAAGGTGATCTGGCTGCCACCCAGGGACTTGAGCTTCTCGCACAGGGTTTCGGTGTCGCAGGTCGCGGTGGCTGGAATGACCAGCGTGGCGGCGCCTTCGGGGGCGACCTGTTTGAAGCCGACCCAGCATTGCGGGAGGCCCTGGGAGGTCCACAGCAGTCCCTCGCAGGACTGGGCGTCGGCCGGGCAGCCGGTCTGGTCGGGTTCGAAGATGCCGGCCGGGTTGAACGCGGGCGTACCGAGTTTGATCGTGACGCCGCTGGGGATGTCTCCGGCCAGCCAGCTGATCGGGTTGCAGGTCGAGCCTCCTTCCGGTATTCCTCCGATCGGGAGCGACGCGATCTCGATGGAAGGCTTGTTCTGTTGCGATTGCGCTGGCTCGGTGCCGGTCGGCTCCGGGACCGGTTCGCTGGTGCCGCCGGGGGTGCCGACCGTCGCCGGTGGCGCCGTACCGCCGTCACCGGACGTGCCGGAGCACCCCTGCACCAGCAGAATGAGTACGGAAACCGTCACAGCCCAGAAGCGCATGACGACCACCCCCAGGACAAGGATGACCCTGCGTGCAGATCACGACAACCTTTCGTGCACTCTCCGCTGCGACGGACGCCGAACCGTGGTATCTCTGAGTGATAGGGGGCGCCGATGACTGACCACGAGATCCGGATTGCTCTGGTACTGAACGGGGGCGTCAGTCTGGCGGTCTGGATGGGTGGGGTGACGCACGAGCTGGACCTGATCCGGCGGGCGTCCGGCAGGTCCGGCGCGCCCGGGCCGCAGCGGTACGACGCGGTGATCGCGGACCGGTGGCGGGAGCTGTGCCGGCGCGGGGACGAGCAGCGGCGGATCGTGGTGGACGTGATCGCGGGGACGAGCGCCGGCGGGCTGAACGGGTCCTTGCTGGCGACCGCGATCGCGAACGGGTCGACGCTCGACCCGGACAGCGAGAACGGGCCTTGGCTGCGGCAGAAGTGGGTCGCGCTCGGGTCGCTCGACGTCGGCAAGCTGGTGCCGTCCGCGGGCGTGAAGTCGCCGTCGGTGCTCGACGGCAAGTACTTCCTCCGCCAGGTCGAGGGGCTGCTCAAGGACGTCGCCGACGCCGGCCAGAGCGCCGCCGAGGAGCCGGTGACGTTATTCGTGACGGCGTCCGGTCTGGGCGTGCAGCAGTTCGAGGCGAAGGACGCAGCCGGACAGGCGTTCGTCGTACCGGATCATCGGTATCTGTACGGCTTCACGAGCGAGGATGCGCCGACGTACGACGGGGTGCGGCGGAAGTTCGTCACCGAGGACAAGAACGCGCTGAAGGACACCGAGCTGCTGGCGCGCGCGGCGCGGGCGTCCGCGTCGTTCCCGGCCGCGTTCGGTCCGGTACTGGAGACGCCGGAGCTGGCCGCGCAACCGCCGCGGCTGCGCCCCGGTCCGGCCGAGGCCGGCGCCTGGCTGATCGACGGCGGCGTCCTCGACAACGCGCCGTTCGGGCCGGTGCTCGACGTCGTGGCCCGGCGTCCCGTCGTCGGCAAGGCGACCCGCTACGTGCTGTACGTCGTACCGTCCGCGGGGATCGGGCACGCGTCGACCGCGCTGCCCGCGGCGAAGGAGCCGAGCTGGCGGGTGTCGGCGCTGTCCGCGGTGCAGTTCCCGCGCGAGGTGGACTTCCGTTCGGACGTCGAGCAGCTCGAACGCCTGCTGCTGGAGGCGGACGCGTCCTGGTCCGACACCCAGCGGCTCTTCGACCGTTGCCTGGAGCAACCGGACGAGCGGACCCGGCTGCGGGCGGCGGCCGCGGCGCTGCAACCGGCGTACTGCCGGGGCCGCGCGGCCGGTGGGGTGTGGGAGGCCGTGACGATCGCGAGCCACGACCAGTCGACCGTGCTGGACGCCGCGACCGCGCTGTCGGAGTCCGAGATCGACGAGGTACTGCGCACCGAGCACCTGTGGGTCCCCGGGCCGGACGGCTCGACCGCCGTGCTGCACGAGGAGGCCGACGGCAAGCCGAGCTGGTGGTGGGGGACCGGTTCGGCGGAGCGGATCGTCCGGTTGATCCTGCGGTCGTTGCGGACCCGGATCAGCGCGGCGCCGCGCGCGGAACGGTCCGGGCTGGAGAGGCGGCTGACCGCGGCGAGCGACTGCCTGCTGAAGGTCCAGGCCGTCCGCGACGCACTCGACGTACAGCTGGCGGCCGCGGATCTCGACCTGCGACCGGCCGGCGGGGCCGAAGCGGTCGCGGTCGGGCTGAACGACATCTTCGAGCAGTTGCAGATCCAGCGCACCCTCGGCGACACGTTCGCCGCCCTGATCAAGAGCGTCGGCCAGGAGTTGGTGGACATCGCGCTCGAGGTCGAGATCGTGTCCCGGTGTACGTCGGCGCGGACGCCGGAGCAGCGCAGTGCGCCGTTCCAGTTCCTCCGGCTCGGGCCGGACATCCCGCTGGCGGTGCTCGACGACCTGCAGGAAGGGTCGATCGCGAACGAGCTGAACGACCGCATCCTGTACGGCAGCCAGGTCGGGCACTTCGGCGCGTTCGGTGCCGCGGACTGGCGGCGGTGGGACTGGCTGATGGGCCGGCTGCACTGCGTCGCGCACCTCGGCGCGATGCTCGGCGCGGACGCGGACTGGATCCGCGAGACCCAGCACCAGGTGCTGCAGGCCGAGGGCTGGCAGCTGGACGCGGTCGCCGAGCGGATCGAGCGGCTGGCCAGGGACTTCCCGGCCGACGCCGGGATGAACGCGTTGCTGACGATGCGGGACGAGCTGAACGCGTCACCCGAGGGCCGCGCGATCACGAAGGGGCTCGCGGACCGGATGGTCGACGTGTCGGGCGGTCTCGGTCCACAGGTCGGCGACTGGGTGAAGGCGACCGCCGGGCGGAAGAACCGGCCCGGCTCGTGGCTGCTGCGGACGGCCCGCTGGTTCACCGAACCGGCCCGGCAGGCGGTGTGGGAGCGGACCGTTCGCGGCGCCAAGGTGACTCCCGCGCAACGGCCGCCGATCTTCGAGCCATGGTTGCCCCTGGCAACAGCTGCGCTGGGGATCGTCCTGCTGGTGGTCGCCGGCGCGGTCGGCCCGCTCCGGCTGATCGCCGCCGTACTGGCCGGCGCGATCCTCGCACTCAGTGCCGTCCTCGGCGCGATCACCTGGTACGTCCGCCGCACCCGTCGCCGGATCCGTACGTGGCTGGAGAAGCGGATGCCGGAGATCAGTCCAGCGTCACGAAATCGATGAGCTCCTCGACGCGGCCGAGCAGGGCCGGGTCGAGGTCGGCGAAGCTGTTCACCTTCGACAGGATGTGTTTCCAGGCGGCGGCGACGTCGGCCTGGTCGGTGGCCGGCCAGCCGAACGACTGCAGCACGCCCTTCTTCCAGTCCTGCCCGTGCGGGATCTTCGGCCACGCCTTGATCCCGACCGACGACGGCTTGACCGCCTCCCAGATGTCGATGAACGGGTGCCCGACGACCAGGACGTAGCGGTTGCTGACCTGCGCCGCGATCTTCGACTCCTTCGAGCCTTCGACCAGGTGGTCGACGAGTACGCCGAGCCGCCGGCCGGGGCCGGGCTGGAACCGGTTGACGATCTCGACCAGGTCGTCGACGCCTTCGAGGTACTCGACCACGACGCCCTCGATCCGCAGGTCGTCGCCCCAGACCCGCTCGACCAGCTCGGCGTCGTGCCGGCCCTCGACGTAGATCCGGCTGGCCCGCGCCACCTTCGCCCGGACGTTGCCGACCGCGACCGAACCGGACGCGGTCCGGGTCTTCTTCGCCTGGCCGGCCTTCTTCGGCGGCTTCAGGCTGACCGGCTTCCCGTCCAGCCAGAACCCCGGCCCGAGCGGATAGGTACGGATCTTCCCGTGCCGGTCCTCGAGATCGACGACGCCGTGCTCCCAGCGCACGATCGCCCCGACGAACCCCGAGCTGGGCTCCTCGACGACCATCCCCTTCTGGATCTCGACCTCGACGGTCCGCCCGTTCTTGGGCTTGCGCCAGTCACCCGCGAGTACGTCGTTCCCATACCTGTCGGCCACCCGCCCATGCTAATAAGTGGGAGCCGCATGCGCGGCCGTCGACTGGCGGTTCGGCGCGGTGAGTGTGAGGACGAAGTACGCGAGGAATCCGGCGGCGATGCCGACGGCCCACGAGTAGTCGTAGAGCGGTTTGAGGAACGGGATCAGGCCGTGCTGGGGGAACGGGCCGGCGCCCGGGTCAGAGTGCGCGCCGCCGACCGCGAGCAGGGAGCCGAACAGGGTCGCGACGACGGCGCGCCAGTTCCAGCCGGCCGAGTACCAGTAGCGGCCGTCCGGTGTGTAGAGGTCCGCGAGTTGCAGGTGCGTACGGTCGATCACCCAGTACCCGGCGACCAGTACGCCGGCCACCGACGCGAGCAGGCCGCCGTAGAACGACAGCCAGACGAAGATGTAGATCGACGGGTCCGAGATCAGCCGCCAGGGCTGGATGACGATCCCGATCACGCCGGTGACCAGGCCCGCGGTCCGGAAGTTCAGCCAGCGCGGCACCGCGTTCGCGAAGTCGTACGACGGACTCACCACGTTCGCCGCGACGTTGCAGGACATCGTCGCGAGGATCGCCATCACCAGGCCGATCGTGACGATCACCGGGTTCTGGAACCGGCGGGTGAGCTCGACCGGGTCCCAGATCGCCGAGCCGTACAGCACCACGGTGCCGGACGTGGTGATGATCGAGACCAGCGCGATGAACGACATCGTGGTCGGCAGGCCGATCACCTGGCCCCACACCTGCGCCCGCTGGCCCTTCCCGAACCGGGTGAAGTCCGGCATGTTCAGCGACAGCGTCGCCCAGAACGCGATCATGCCCATCAACGACGGCGCGAAGATCTTCCAGAAGTCCGGTCCCCAGCCGAGCTTCGACGGCTGCGACAGGATCGGGCCGAAGCCGCCGGCCTTCACCAGGATCGCCACCATCAGCGCCACGAACGCGATCGTCACCAGCGGCGCAGCCCAGTTCTCGAACCGCCGCAGGCCCTCGATCCCGCGGAAGATCAGCACCATCTGCAGGGTCCAGAAGAACAGGAAGCTCACCCACATCGTCCACGGGTGGCCGCCGATCGCCGACGCCCCGGTCCAGCCCTTGCCGAACAGCTCGCCGACGATCACGAAGATCGCCTGGCCGCCGATCCAGGTCTGGATCCCGAACCAGCCGCAGGCGATGAAGGCCCGCAGCAGCGCCGGAAAGTTCGCGCCGCGGACGCCGTAGAACGCCCGCGCGAAGACCGGGAACGGGATGCCGTACTTCGTACCGGCGTGACTGTTCAGCAGCAGCGGGACCAG harbors:
- a CDS encoding NCS1 family nucleobase:cation symporter-1 is translated as MTTLVQTVHPDGRVELTDPQALKDSRYANAELAPTRLPERTWTTYNYAALWMGMAHNIPSYLLAAGLVALGMNWLQAFLTITLGNLIVLVPLLLNSHAGTKYGIPFPVFARAFYGVRGANFPALLRAFIACGWFGIQTWIGGQAIFVIVGELFGKGWTGASAIGGHPWTMWVSFLFFWTLQMVLIFRGIEGLRRFENWAAPLVTIAFVALMVAILVKAGGFGPILSQPSKLGWGPDFWKIFAPSLMGMIAFWATLSLNMPDFTRFGKGQRAQVWGQVIGLPTTMSFIALVSIITTSGTVVLYGSAIWDPVELTRRFQNPVIVTIGLVMAILATMSCNVAANVVSPSYDFANAVPRWLNFRTAGLVTGVIGIVIQPWRLISDPSIYIFVWLSFYGGLLASVAGVLVAGYWVIDRTHLQLADLYTPDGRYWYSAGWNWRAVVATLFGSLLAVGGAHSDPGAGPFPQHGLIPFLKPLYDYSWAVGIAAGFLAYFVLTLTAPNRQSTAAHAAPTY
- a CDS encoding DUF3097 domain-containing protein; protein product: MADRYGNDVLAGDWRKPKNGRTVEVEIQKGMVVEEPSSGFVGAIVRWEHGVVDLEDRHGKIRTYPLGPGFWLDGKPVSLKPPKKAGQAKKTRTASGSVAVGNVRAKVARASRIYVEGRHDAELVERVWGDDLRIEGVVVEYLEGVDDLVEIVNRFQPGPGRRLGVLVDHLVEGSKESKIAAQVSNRYVLVVGHPFIDIWEAVKPSSVGIKAWPKIPHGQDWKKGVLQSFGWPATDQADVAAAWKHILSKVNSFADLDPALLGRVEELIDFVTLD
- a CDS encoding DUF3376 domain-containing protein; its protein translation is MTDHEIRIALVLNGGVSLAVWMGGVTHELDLIRRASGRSGAPGPQRYDAVIADRWRELCRRGDEQRRIVVDVIAGTSAGGLNGSLLATAIANGSTLDPDSENGPWLRQKWVALGSLDVGKLVPSAGVKSPSVLDGKYFLRQVEGLLKDVADAGQSAAEEPVTLFVTASGLGVQQFEAKDAAGQAFVVPDHRYLYGFTSEDAPTYDGVRRKFVTEDKNALKDTELLARAARASASFPAAFGPVLETPELAAQPPRLRPGPAEAGAWLIDGGVLDNAPFGPVLDVVARRPVVGKATRYVLYVVPSAGIGHASTALPAAKEPSWRVSALSAVQFPREVDFRSDVEQLERLLLEADASWSDTQRLFDRCLEQPDERTRLRAAAAALQPAYCRGRAAGGVWEAVTIASHDQSTVLDAATALSESEIDEVLRTEHLWVPGPDGSTAVLHEEADGKPSWWWGTGSAERIVRLILRSLRTRISAAPRAERSGLERRLTAASDCLLKVQAVRDALDVQLAAADLDLRPAGGAEAVAVGLNDIFEQLQIQRTLGDTFAALIKSVGQELVDIALEVEIVSRCTSARTPEQRSAPFQFLRLGPDIPLAVLDDLQEGSIANELNDRILYGSQVGHFGAFGAADWRRWDWLMGRLHCVAHLGAMLGADADWIRETQHQVLQAEGWQLDAVAERIERLARDFPADAGMNALLTMRDELNASPEGRAITKGLADRMVDVSGGLGPQVGDWVKATAGRKNRPGSWLLRTARWFTEPARQAVWERTVRGAKVTPAQRPPIFEPWLPLATAALGIVLLVVAGAVGPLRLIAAVLAGAILALSAVLGAITWYVRRTRRRIRTWLEKRMPEISPASRNR
- a CDS encoding N-acetylmannosamine-6-phosphate 2-epimerase, with product MIARTGGTALAALEGKLVVSCQAYPGEPMRSPAIMAAVAQAVVQGGAYGVRAQGIQDLKAIRPLVDVCLIGLVKRGSDGVFITPTVADAVDCVTAGADIVALDGTARERPDGQPLAASIAAVHERGALVMADCGSLDDALYSVDAGADCVGTTLAGYTGARPVSRGPDLELLAELVGDVNVPVLAEGRIRNPQDAQACLTAGAYAVVVGTAITHPARITRTFVDQLHA
- a CDS encoding ROK family protein — its product is MTSGILVADIGGTKIAAARVDSAGVLASEIRQVPTPAGVVDAVVKLLAELRETGDVAVAIAAAGVVDVAGGKVLTSTSSISGWGGTPLADLVSERLGLPVWVIGDGNAFGIGLSIEYGVPDLLALVAGTGVGGSLILNGEPVLGAHHAGGHFGHVVAAEAAGMPCPCGRIGHLEAVASGYGILAWYHAQGGDPTVATTRDLARRTDELALAALRTGGTALGAAAAGLVNAIDPQLVVVAGSVARAGEVWESALRTAYRDGLIPAVAATRLEVSGGGAETALRGAAHYVTRRMTA